The Pochonia chlamydosporia 170 chromosome 3, whole genome shotgun sequence genome contains the following window.
ACTGCCGAATGCTGCAGGCGTCTCATTGTGCGTTCCAAAAATTTCAAACGCCAGGACGAGGGAGaacaaaaaaacaaaaaaattGACCAGATAATGAGCTCATAGATGCCATCCAATGCCCGTCCGCATTCCAGGAGCTAGCAATTGAGGCTTTCGCTGGTTCGTTGATTTGCCAGAGGTGACCAGTTTATGGCTGCGCCAGTCCCAAGTGGGGGAAACCCGATAGGCGACCcgagatggaccagacatggaacattgaagcttgaTGAAATGTGAGTGAGGTTCAGGTCTGGGCCGCGAGTCCAATAGGTGAGGTGCGGGTCTGGttcagaccagacaagacgacATGCAGTGGGGAGTCAATTCATATCACTTTGTCTGCTGAGAcacattgagatgtgttgctgtatacttggatgtgggcaaatacttttttATCACAACGtgtcaaccagaccatttAACTCTATATCAATATCCATGCATCATTTCCAAATGCCGACTGTCCTTTTTCAGAGTCAAGTTTTGTATCACGGACCCAATCATTCCTTGGCCGTCGATGGAGTGGCATGACAAACTTGGTGTGACGAGCCGGGCTCATGTTTTCATGTCGGGGCTCGGCGGCTAACTTACATGTCATTGACTGGCTGGCACATTACCATGTAGAAAAAGCAGCAGACATCACATCATGTTTTGGTGCTTCTCTAATaccaactccatcatcaccattctTAGTAGTGGAGGGTACAATTCTTACCTCAGATGTGGTGGGTGCTCTTCAATTCAACCATTGGTGGCTTTGGTCCAACTCCAGTTTCCAACGGGCTTGTTCAATCTGGGTGACGAAAAGTTAACTGATCCATGGTCATCCTCCGTCTCATTTGGTCCGTGTCCCAGTATGTGATCGAACTCAAAGAGACATCACATTCACACTGCCAAGTCTTTGCGTCTGCACGACCCAATCGTGCGAGACGCAAGCACATCTCCACTGCTTGTATGTATTTCAGTTCTCATCCCCTGACCTCTTCACGAGATGTGGAAACCATGCGTAGAAATCGACTGACGGCCCCTTTCAACAGCAAGATGGTCAAGAAACATGTTGATCCTGCAAGATGTATAACCTTACAATCTTCAGTCTTTTGCATCATTCAACTGACTATCCAGACCTACTTCCCGCGAAATGATCCATGTTTATGGGGCACCAGAGCAGCCTTTGCTTCAACAAAGACGAACTGCCGCCACATACTGTGAACTACCGGTCCAGTACAAATGACTGGCTCGTGAAATACCCCCCAGTGCCGGGTCATGACCTAACCATGAACCTGCTGGACCTTGCCGAGTCCTCCACCTTGAGTTGTTCGAAGAACCACGCAACCTGTGCAGTGCTCGTCCGTGCCATTCTGCATAAGACGTCTGTTACATGTACCGGTCCAAACGGCCAACGCACACAGCACATCAATCCCCAGTGCGACATGCAGCTTGCAATCCAAGCCCAGTAGCCGCACCTTGGCACATGCCACCGCAGACTGTAGCAACAACATACACAACGTCTGAGGCTAATACTTTTGCTCATCATACTAAAGTCTGAAGCAATGGAAGAAAACTTGAACAGAAATGAGCAAGAATTAGACAATTAATGTTATGTTTCAAACGAAAGAAATAAACGAAAATGGTATCTCAGTAGCGGTGTACGTTCCTTGACCGCGTTAGCAACAAAGGGCATGGTGTTTATTCGTTAAGTCGTAAAAATGCGCAAAGCTCATTTGGGTAACCCTTTGCGGCAATTTcagcaaagcaaacatgacgAGTGGAAATCACACAAAAGACAGCTGAACAATTGTCAATCCCACCTACTCAAAATGAGGCAGagagagagcgagagagagCCAGAGAGAGccagagagagagaaatAGAGAGAGCGAGACCAGTAGAAAGAAGAACGTAGCCATCGTAGAACAAGTAGAAGAGAGAGAATATAGAGAAGctgaaagaaaagaaaatgacgaAGCATGCCGCTTGAGAAGAGATGAGGGTATGAGACTGGTATGGAAAGATctcaaaaatggcaaagacaaacaTGCTTTTTTCAAATGTCCATTCCGCCCAGGACAGTGCACTCTTGTTCCAGAACCAAACAAAGCCGAGCCGAGCCCGGTGTCAACACTGTTACCTCGTTCGCTCAAGACTGATATCCGCCAAATCCATTGTTGAAGTTTTGCCCAGGTGTGGGTTGGTTCCATTGACCATTCGGTCCCTGTTGGCCTCGACCAAACCCTCCTGCACTCTGAGGGCCGCCGTATCCCATGGGAGACCCGCCGTATCCTGCAGGCGATCCTCCCTGAGGTCCTGCAAAGTTTCCTGGCTGGCCGCCATATTGAGCTGGCGGGAAACATAGTTAGCGGTTTGATTATATATAATTTTATACAGTACAACACGCATGACGCGCAGACTGAACACTTACCACCATACTGAGGATAGTAGGTAGGCGTTCCTGGGAAGCCAGGCGCCTGGGCACTCTGGGGACTGTATGGCTGTGCTGGGTCAAAATTTCCTTGAGCGTTGGGCGTCTTGTCCTTACCCCACTAGGATTATTGTCGTCAGTGTTTCATCGTCACAAGTAGATGTCGAGGAAATAGTTTTGCCAACTCACGCTGCATTTAAGCGGTCGGCCATTGACATTGTAACCATTCATCTGACAGATTGCCATCGCGGCATTCTCGTGGGTATCCATCTTGATAAAGGCGAATCCTCGATCGGCCTGGAATCGGGACTCGACAACAAACCCAAAGTTCTGGAAGAGGGGGACAACGTCGTTGGGGGTGGTGTAAGGCGTCAGATTGCCCACATAGCAAGTGGTTTGCCAGTTGggagtctggttcaaaaTCACATCGTAACTCCCCACACCATGGGCAGGGAATTGGTGATGGCCGAAGGGTGTCGTAGGGGTCAGGCCCATAGCCTGCATCGCCTGTTGCTGAGCAATAGAAGGCTGGCCCTTCTGGTTGGCCCAGTTGCATCGAATAGCTCGCGAGCCCAACCATTCGCCATCCATGGAGCTCAACGCCTTCTCGGCATCTGATCTATCCCGGTATGCCACGAAACCATATCCTCGGGTGCGGCCAGTTTTCATATCCCACATAACACGAGCTTCAGAGACAGTTCCGAAGGCAGAGAAGGCCTGGTGGAGGGCTTCGTCGTTGACCTCGTTGGAGAGGTCGCCAACAAAGATGTGAAAGTGGCTAGAAGTATCCTCCTTGCTAGATGTATTGGACTGGTACGCCCAGTTGACTCGAATTTCCTACATCAAAGTATCAGCGCACATGGACAGCACAGCATTGCGGTTGTAGCTGTCGCAATAGATTATTATTACCGACTGGTGAACCCTCCGACCATTCAGAGTTTGCATGGCGCGCTCCGCGGCACCTGGGTCGTCGTATTCGACGAATCCATAGTTGAATCCTTTGGCCTGTAGCATCACTGTTAGCACAACATGTTCTCCCACATTAGTGTTTGGTTGGGCTCGCGGCTCATAATATTTGTCATGGTTAGCGTACATTCTTATCAGGAATGATCTTGACATTCTGGACATGACCGGTAGTCTCGAAGATTTGGCGAAGCACATCTTCGGTCACACGTTGGTCCAAGCCCCCAACGTACAACGCCCGCTTATTAGGCTCAGGGGCTGCTCGTCGGAAGTTGCCTGAGCCTCCCGGTGACATCATGCCGCTATTATCTCCGCCAGAAAGGGGAGAGGTAATGGCGGTCGGAATGGGGTTCGTGTTCTGCGGGATGTGTagcggtggtggtgccatGTGAGTTGGGTTTCCCTGGCCATTTTGACCAGAGTTGCCAACACCTGACTGTGCCTGGGGAGGCATCTGGGCGGGggcaggagctgcagcagtATCGGCCATTGTGTCAAAGGTCCTTCAATGGAGAATATATGCTATAACAGTCGATTTGGTGCAACAAGGACAACGGGGTTCGCGGGGGTGGTAGTTATCGGCGCTGCCCAAGCAAGCAATTGCAACTAGCTAGCGGCAACTATCGCAGACGAGACGTGCgacaagagagaaaaaaaaagggtaGTGTGTATAGCCGCAGATTTAGCAACGAGTAGGCGAAAGGGTCGTTTCGATTCGTATGCAGTAGCTATGCAGTCGTTACATAAAAAAGGAGGTCGAGACGAGCACGGGCAAGAATTGGGCGAGATTGGGAGGGTTCGCAGCAAAGCTGTTGGGATGAACTCGGGGAAAATATAACGACGAGGAAAAGGTACGGAAGCTCAATGCACACAAAGGAAcatgaagaaaaaggaaataAAGGACGCCAGATTTCCAGGTCCAAAATCGCCAAAACAGACGCTCCAAGTCGGTGCTGGGTTCAAGTTCCCTTTTTTTATGAGTTGTCCTCCGACGAGTCAATAGGAAAGGTGTAGAATTGAGGAGTGTGGAGGTTACCTTAATTAGGGGACCCAAGTGTGGTTAGTGGCAGGTCAGGCGGCCTAGCCGATATCTGGACCTGACATGGAGCCAGTTGAGCAGCACAGaggtctggcctggcctgacctggtgtcaagtgctcttggtgcaagtgcaagtgggCGGTCAGCCTGATGGGTGATCAGACGGGGACGGGAGACAAATTATTCAAGTACAGTCTGGGTAAGAGTATTTGGCCAGatgcaagtatacactaatacatctCAGCATGTCTTAGCACCCAACGTGATATTCgatacatgtctggtacatTTTgcttgttcaaatacttttgcGCCCCCACTGCACACTGTGGGGTGTAGACGGGCTGCAACTGCAGGCACAGCATGGTCTAGTGGGTGGATGGCAGTCAGTAACAGTACCTGACCGGCAAAGGagttgggcttggcttcatcattAGCCTTGTTCCATGCTTTTATGCTTTCCATTTCGAAATCAAACTCAAACTGGTCGAAtcctctggagctggtcGATGGTCACTTCATTTCGTGCATCCGAGCATTCAACTTGAGCAAAGTGTTGGGGGATGGCACGCAGAGTGAATGGTGGAGAAATTGAGACGGTGTGggaagtactccgtacctgAGTATTGACCAGACGCTCAAGGCAATTCTCGAAGCCTCGTAATCCTCTCTCTTACCTCGACTCTCACAATGTAACTCGAGGAGGTGCCAAGTGCAGTAAGGTTGCTCATTAAGCTCATCAGATTAAATGTTTCCACGAGCGTCCAATACCTAGATGGAGCGTCTTTGGAATATTGAAAGTAGTGAGTGGCAACGGTAGCCGTTGTTGCCGCGATGTGAGTGACCACGGATCCGTGTAAAGGAGTCAAGTTAGAGAACAGGGAGACAGACACCGTTTTTCTTCTGCCGTGCCAACATGCCTCCTATCCCTTTCCTATTTTGTCTTCAGCCACGTTATCTTtgaggttggttgttgggtgATCAAAGGTGGCGGAATTGTCCACCCCCATGCATGCACCTTGGGCCGCTTCCTGGCTGAACTGCCGGCCAAGATTTACCAGTTGACAGTCAATGTTCGACGATGTGGTCAGGTGTTAGGGCATTGATATCATCGCCAACGTTCTGTATCTTGGCGTCAAATTGTTTGGTACGGCCTTGGCTGTTAGCATCGACgggctgcggctgctgttACACAATTAGTGGACGGTACGACTTTGATGTCGCTGGCGGAATCAAGTTGCCAGACTTGCAAATACAAGGTACCCAATCTCCACGCCACTGCAGACAAGGCTCTCAAACCTTAGATGGCGATTAGAGGGCGTCCAATTTGTCTGGTATGCAAAAATTAGCTCCAGATCTCGTCGACTCTTTGTTATCAATTCAGTTTGAAGTGGGAAATGGGGGGACCGGAAAGCAGCATCAGTCGTCCCTTCCCAAGTTGTCACGTCATGCCCCTCATCAGAAGCACACACAAATTCAGCGGCTAAACAAACTGAGCAATTGTTCGCGTGCACTCAATACTCAACGAGTGCCAGATTCCAG
Protein-coding sequences here:
- a CDS encoding nuclear and cytoplasmic polyadenylated RNA-binding protein pub1 (similar to Neosartorya fischeri NRRL 181 XP_001264561.1); protein product: MADTAAAPAPAQMPPQAQSGVGNSGQNGQGNPTHMAPPPLHIPQNTNPIPTAITSPLSGGDNSGMMSPGGSGNFRRAAPEPNKRALYVGGLDQRVTEDVLRQIFETTGHVQNVKIIPDKNAKGFNYGFVEYDDPGAAERAMQTLNGRRVHQSEIRVNWAYQSNTSSKEDTSSHFHIFVGDLSNEVNDEALHQAFSAFGTVSEARVMWDMKTGRTRGYGFVAYRDRSDAEKALSSMDGEWLGSRAIRCNWANQKGQPSIAQQQAMQAMGLTPTTPFGHHQFPAHGVGSYDVILNQTPNWQTTCYVGNLTPYTTPNDVVPLFQNFGFVVESRFQADRGFAFIKMDTHENAAMAICQMNGYNVNGRPLKCSWGKDKTPNAQGNFDPAQPYSPQSAQAPGFPGTPTYYPQYGAQYGGQPGNFAGPQGGSPAGYGGSPMGYGGPQSAGGFGRGQQGPNGQWNQPTPGQNFNNGFGGYQS